From a single Opisthocomus hoazin isolate bOpiHoa1 chromosome 6, bOpiHoa1.hap1, whole genome shotgun sequence genomic region:
- the NANOS1 gene encoding nanos homolog 1 produces the protein MEAFPGGKLEQHRHLPAVERLPGSRYGGRSNGGCGNVFNSWNDYLGLATLITKAVRPGRGFGAEPPSVVVPPAEEEEEDEEEEEEEEEEEAAGPYFEGALDFHDLDLCGHHHHHHHHHHGEGLLEERFADFSPFPGAAAVLGCSGEHPGRAGSPPAWGGVVMAAGGRLPAHPRVPSSSSSSRLLKPELQVCVFCRNNKEAVALYTTHILKGPDGRVLCPVLRRYTCPLCGASGDNAHTIKYCPLSRGPAAGQLRPARPAPGRKGR, from the coding sequence ATGGAGGCTTTCCCCGGCGGCAAGCTGGAGCAGCACCGGCACCTCCCGGCCGTAGAGCGCCTGCCGGGCTCCCGCTACGGCGGCCGGAGCAACGGCGGCTGCGGGAACGTTTTCAACTCCTGGAACGACTACCTGGGGCTGGCCACGCTCATCACCAAAGCCGTGCGGCCCGGCAGGGGCTTCGGCGCCGAGCCGCCCTCGGTGGTGGTGCCgccggccgaggaggaggaggaggacgaagaggaggaggaggaggaggaggaagaggaggcggcggggccgtACTTCGAGGGCGCGCTGGACTTTCACGACCTGGACCTGTGCGGGCATCACcaccatcatcaccaccaccaccacggcgaggggctgctggaggagcgcTTCGCCGACTTCAGCCCCttccccggcgccgccgccgtcTTGGGCTGCTCGGGGGAGCacccggggcgggcgggctcccCCCCGGCGTGGGGCGGCGTGGtgatggcggcgggggggcggctgcCGGCCCACCCGCgggtcccctcctcctcctcctcctcccgcctgcTGAAGCCCGAGCTGCAGGTCTGCGTCTTCTGCCGGAACAACAAGGAGGCGGTGGCCCTCTACACCACGCACATCCTCAAGGGACCCGACGGCCGCGTCCTCTGCCCGGTGCTGCGGCGGTACACCTGCCCGCTCTGCGGGGCCAGCGGCGACAACGCCCACACCATCAAGTACTGTCCGCTCTCCAGAGGGCCGGCGGCCGGGCAGctccggcccgcccggcccgccccggggagGAAGGGACGCTAG